Proteins from a genomic interval of Oncorhynchus clarkii lewisi isolate Uvic-CL-2024 chromosome 13, UVic_Ocla_1.0, whole genome shotgun sequence:
- the LOC139424044 gene encoding mitochondrial import inner membrane translocase subunit Tim29-like has translation MAASWVLRRWCSTSIAEVGAAPVNGTRWERLKNSKLGVWFSGMSRDYKEACREIVVGAWERPIKASIYLSLLGGAGTCIYTNPDDASFETTVLDTANQLGLLTPWIRSGTSDGHVQKLTKLRNEGRLRHLSLGVVSLTYFADYNPDASLYEAQCSNLSIPWRELHTRVLDVGFAGRWWILDHKMKDYDVNDEEFKHLPPAMAATVPPGVQGVENNERLHKESWMPLKTEENEEKEKASAAVEEEGGIVEQIKMDSLDLVETIKIKTGVVAQPQEIADPEPQELTLTETETQE, from the exons ATGGCTGCCTCGTGGGTGCTCAGGAGATGGTGCTCCACCTCTATAGCAGAAGTAGGAGCAGCACCCGTCAATGGCACCcgatgggagaggttgaaaaatagCAAATTGG GTGTGTGGTTTAGCGGCATGTCCAGAGACTACAAGGAGGCGTGTCGTGAGATTGTGGTGGGCGCGTGGGAGAGGCCAATCAAAGCTTCCATCTACCTGAGCCTTCTGGGTGGAGCCGGCACCTGCATCTACACAAACCCCGACGACGCCTCCTTCGAGACCACCGTCCTGGATACAGCCAATCAGCTCGGGCTCCTGACGCCGTGGATACGCAGTGGAACATCGGATGGGCACGTGCAGAAGCTGACGAAGCTTCGTAACGAGGGAAGGTTACGTCACCTCAGCCTGGGAGTGGTCTCACTCACCTACTTCGCCGATTACAACCCGGACGCCAGTCTTTACGAGGCCCAGTGCTCCAACCTCTCTATCCCCTGGAGGGAGCTCCACACGCGGGTACTGGACGTTGGCTTCGCGGGTCGCTGGTGGATCCTGGACCATAAGATGAAGGACTATGATGTGAACGATGAAGAGTTCAAGCACCTGCCGCCTGCTATGGCCGCCACAGTGCCCCCTGGTGTCCAGGGGGTGGAGAATAACGAGAGGCTGCACAAAGAGTCATGGATGCCTCTGAAGacggaggagaatgaggagaaggAAAAGGCATCGGCAGccgtagaggaggaggggggcatTGTAGAACAGATAAAGATGGACAGTTTAGATCTTGTAGaaacaataaaaataaagacAGGCGTTGTAGCTCAACCACAGGAGATAGCTGACCCAGAACCACAGGAGCTGACGCTGACAGAGACGGAGACACAGGAGTAG
- the LOC139365078 gene encoding protein YIPF1-like has translation MASPDDLKFQEFEEATDLLLADPGASTLSMSGSSSTFPAGATGDIKLDMSDDEGQEESSELLRGEKQTSGFWTFEYYQSFFNVDTMQVLDRVKGSVMPLPGRHFIKHTLQSSPDLYGPFWICVTLVFSLAISGNLSTFLKSLGSPHYHYRPQFHRVTIAAVVIFLYAWLVPLGVWGFLTWRQREERQQSGYSFLETVCVYGYSLFIYIPTSVLWILPFEWLRWLLILVAMVISGSVLVLTFWPVVRDDTKVTAFAIVATIVVLHALLSIGCKMYFFQTATRTPVPTLAPNQTAAILTNKTH, from the exons ATGGCGAGTCCAGATGATCTGAAGTTCCAAG AGTTTGAGGAGGCCACTGACCTGCTGTTAGCAGACCCTGGGGCCTCCACCCTCAGTATGTCTGGCTCCAGCAGTACGTTCCCGGCCGGTGCCACTGGGGACATCAAACTGGACATGTCCGATGatgagggacaggaggagagttCAGAG CTCCTAAGAGGGGAGAAACAAACTAGCGGTTTCTGGACCTTTGAGTACTACCAGTCATTCTTCAATGTGGATACAATGCAG GTGCTGGACAGGGTCAAGGGGTCGGTGATGCCTTTACCAGGACGGCACTTTATCAAACATACCCTCCAGTCGAGTCCGGATTTATATG GTCCCTTCTGGATCTGCGTGACGCTGGTGTTCTCTCTGGCCATCAGTGGAAACCTGTCCACCTTCCTGAAATCTCTGGGGAGCCcccattaccactacagaccccAGTTCCACAGAG TGACGATAGCTGCAGTAGTGATCTTCCTGTATGCCTGGCTGGTGCCCCTGGGTGTATGGGGTTTCCTGACctggaggcagagggaggagaggcagcAGAGTGGTTACTCCTTCCTGGAGACAGTGTGTGTCTACGGCTACTCCCTCTTCATCTACATCCCCACCTCA GTGTTGTGGATCTTACCATTCGAATGGCTCCGATGGCTCCTCATCCTGGTCGCCATGGTGATCTCTGGGTCGGTCCTGGTGCTCACCTTCTGGCCTGTCGTCCGCGATGACACCAAGGTGACTGCTTTTGCCATCGTGGCAACAATCGTCGTTCTCCATGCACTGCTATCAATTGGCTGCAAG ATGTATTTCTTCCAGACAGCGACTCGCACACCAGTTCCTACACTTGCACCCAACCAGACAGCAGCAATATTGACCAACAAGACCCACTGA
- the LOC139365077 gene encoding histone-arginine methyltransferase CARM1 isoform X2 has protein sequence MAVSVFPGVRLLSIGDANGEIQRHSEQQPLRLEVKATQDAALINLSNEETCVFKCSVSRDTECSRVGKQSFIITLGCNSVLLQFTSPAEFSSFYNLLKNCRGHSGEQSVFSDRTEESSAVQYFQFYGYLSQQQNMMQDYVRTGTYQRAILQNHTDFKDKVVLDVGCGSGILSFFAAQAGARKVYAVEASTMAQHAEVLVNTNRLGDRVVVIPGKVEEVTLPEQVDIIISEPMGYMLFNERMLESYLHAKKFLKPSGKMFPTIGDVHLAPFTDEQLYMEQFTKANFWYQPSFHGVDLSALRGAAVDEYFRQPIVDTFDIRILMAKSVKYTVNFLEAKEEDLYRIEIPFKFHMMHSGLVHGLAFWFDVAFMGSMVTVWLSTAPTEPLTHWYQVRCLLQSPLFTKAGDTLSGTALLIANKRQSYDISIVAQVDQTGSKSSNLLDLKNPFFRYTGSTPTPPPGSHYTSPSETMWNTGGAYSMSQGMAVSGMPTAYDLSTVMGSGSTVSHNNLIPLVNTGIVNHTHSRMGSIMSTGIVQGASTGQSGPSSSSSSNQQQHYPVTNQFTMGGPAISMASPMAIPSNTMHYGS, from the exons AGGAGACTTGTGTGTTCAAGTGTTCGGTCTCCAGGGACACAGAGTGCAGTCGCGTGGGGAAACAGTCGTTCATCATCACGCTGGGCTGCAACAGCGTCCTGCTACAGTTCACCTCACCTGCAG AGTTCTCATCGTTCTATAATCTCCTGAAGAACTGCCGCGGCCACAGTGGAGAGCAGTCGGTCTTCAGCGACAGGACAGAGGAATCATCCGCAGTACAGTACTTCCAG TTCTATGGCTACCTCTCCCAGCAGCAGAACATGATGCAGGACTACGTCAGGACAGGAACCTATCAGAGGGCCATCCTCCAGAACCACACTGACTTCAAGGACAAG gtggTGTTGGATGTGGGCTGTGGTTCAGGGATTCTGTCGTTCTTTGCTGCTCAGGCTGGGGCCAGGAAGGTCTACGCTGTGGAGGCCAGCACCATGGCCCAGCATGCAGAG GTCCTGGTGAACACTAACCGTCTGGGGGACCGTGTGGTGGTGATCCCTGGTAAAGTAGAGGAGGTTACGCTACCTGAGCAGGTGGACATCATCATCTCAGAGCCCATGGGCTACATGCTCTTCAACGAGAGGATGTTGGAGAGCTACCTCCACGCCAAGAAGTTCCTCAAGCCTAGTG GTAAAATGTTCCCCACCATCGGTGACGTGCACCTGGCCCCCTTCACAGACGAACAGCTCTATATGGAGCAGTTCACCAAGGCCAACTTCTG GTACCAGCCTTCCTTCCATGGTGTGGACCTCTCAGCCCTGCGAGGAGCAGCGGTGGATGAGTACTTTCGCCAGCCCATTGTG gaCACATTTGATATCCGTATCTTGATGGCCAAGTCTGTCAAATACACAGTCAACTTCCTGGAGGCCAAAGAGGAGGATTTGTACAG GATAGAGATTCCCTTTAAGTTCCATATGATGCACTCAGGGCTGGTGCACGGCCTGGCCTTCTGGTTCGACGTAGCGTTCATGGGATCAAT ggtgACAGTGTGGCTCTCTACAGCCCCCACAGAGCCCCTGACCCACTGGTACCAGGTCCGCTGTCTGCTCCAGTCACCCCTCTTCACCAAGGCAGGAGACACACTTTCCGGCACAGCACTGCTTATCGCCAACAAGAG ACAAAGCTACGACATCAGTATTGTCGCCCAAGTGGACCAGACAGGCTCCAAGTCCAGCAACCTCCTGGACTTGAAGAACCCCTTTTTCAG gTACACAGGCAGCACCCCCACACCCCCTCCTGGGTCGCACTACACCTCCCCCTCTGAGACCATGTGGAACACTGGGGGGGCCTACAGCATGAGCCAGGGCATGGCTGTGTcag ggatgCCTACAGCCTATGACCTCAGTACAGTCATGGGCAGCGGCTCGACGGTGTCCCACAACAACCTCATCCCCCTCG TGAACACAGGGATAGTGAATCACACCCACTCCAGGATGGGCTCCATCATGAGCACCGGAATCGTCCAGG GAGCTTCTACTGGCCAATCAGGtcctagcagcagcagcagctctaACCAGCAGCAGCATTATCCCGTCACCAACCAGTTCACCATGGGGGGACCCGCCATCTCCATGGCCTCTCCCATGGCCATCCCTAGCAACACCATGCATTATGGGAGTTAA
- the LOC139365077 gene encoding histone-arginine methyltransferase CARM1 isoform X1 — MAVSVFPGVRLLSIGDANGEIQRHSEQQPLRLEVKATQDAALINLSNAEETCVFKCSVSRDTECSRVGKQSFIITLGCNSVLLQFTSPAEFSSFYNLLKNCRGHSGEQSVFSDRTEESSAVQYFQFYGYLSQQQNMMQDYVRTGTYQRAILQNHTDFKDKVVLDVGCGSGILSFFAAQAGARKVYAVEASTMAQHAEVLVNTNRLGDRVVVIPGKVEEVTLPEQVDIIISEPMGYMLFNERMLESYLHAKKFLKPSGKMFPTIGDVHLAPFTDEQLYMEQFTKANFWYQPSFHGVDLSALRGAAVDEYFRQPIVDTFDIRILMAKSVKYTVNFLEAKEEDLYRIEIPFKFHMMHSGLVHGLAFWFDVAFMGSMVTVWLSTAPTEPLTHWYQVRCLLQSPLFTKAGDTLSGTALLIANKRQSYDISIVAQVDQTGSKSSNLLDLKNPFFRYTGSTPTPPPGSHYTSPSETMWNTGGAYSMSQGMAVSGMPTAYDLSTVMGSGSTVSHNNLIPLVNTGIVNHTHSRMGSIMSTGIVQGASTGQSGPSSSSSSNQQQHYPVTNQFTMGGPAISMASPMAIPSNTMHYGS, encoded by the exons CAGAGGAGACTTGTGTGTTCAAGTGTTCGGTCTCCAGGGACACAGAGTGCAGTCGCGTGGGGAAACAGTCGTTCATCATCACGCTGGGCTGCAACAGCGTCCTGCTACAGTTCACCTCACCTGCAG AGTTCTCATCGTTCTATAATCTCCTGAAGAACTGCCGCGGCCACAGTGGAGAGCAGTCGGTCTTCAGCGACAGGACAGAGGAATCATCCGCAGTACAGTACTTCCAG TTCTATGGCTACCTCTCCCAGCAGCAGAACATGATGCAGGACTACGTCAGGACAGGAACCTATCAGAGGGCCATCCTCCAGAACCACACTGACTTCAAGGACAAG gtggTGTTGGATGTGGGCTGTGGTTCAGGGATTCTGTCGTTCTTTGCTGCTCAGGCTGGGGCCAGGAAGGTCTACGCTGTGGAGGCCAGCACCATGGCCCAGCATGCAGAG GTCCTGGTGAACACTAACCGTCTGGGGGACCGTGTGGTGGTGATCCCTGGTAAAGTAGAGGAGGTTACGCTACCTGAGCAGGTGGACATCATCATCTCAGAGCCCATGGGCTACATGCTCTTCAACGAGAGGATGTTGGAGAGCTACCTCCACGCCAAGAAGTTCCTCAAGCCTAGTG GTAAAATGTTCCCCACCATCGGTGACGTGCACCTGGCCCCCTTCACAGACGAACAGCTCTATATGGAGCAGTTCACCAAGGCCAACTTCTG GTACCAGCCTTCCTTCCATGGTGTGGACCTCTCAGCCCTGCGAGGAGCAGCGGTGGATGAGTACTTTCGCCAGCCCATTGTG gaCACATTTGATATCCGTATCTTGATGGCCAAGTCTGTCAAATACACAGTCAACTTCCTGGAGGCCAAAGAGGAGGATTTGTACAG GATAGAGATTCCCTTTAAGTTCCATATGATGCACTCAGGGCTGGTGCACGGCCTGGCCTTCTGGTTCGACGTAGCGTTCATGGGATCAAT ggtgACAGTGTGGCTCTCTACAGCCCCCACAGAGCCCCTGACCCACTGGTACCAGGTCCGCTGTCTGCTCCAGTCACCCCTCTTCACCAAGGCAGGAGACACACTTTCCGGCACAGCACTGCTTATCGCCAACAAGAG ACAAAGCTACGACATCAGTATTGTCGCCCAAGTGGACCAGACAGGCTCCAAGTCCAGCAACCTCCTGGACTTGAAGAACCCCTTTTTCAG gTACACAGGCAGCACCCCCACACCCCCTCCTGGGTCGCACTACACCTCCCCCTCTGAGACCATGTGGAACACTGGGGGGGCCTACAGCATGAGCCAGGGCATGGCTGTGTcag ggatgCCTACAGCCTATGACCTCAGTACAGTCATGGGCAGCGGCTCGACGGTGTCCCACAACAACCTCATCCCCCTCG TGAACACAGGGATAGTGAATCACACCCACTCCAGGATGGGCTCCATCATGAGCACCGGAATCGTCCAGG GAGCTTCTACTGGCCAATCAGGtcctagcagcagcagcagctctaACCAGCAGCAGCATTATCCCGTCACCAACCAGTTCACCATGGGGGGACCCGCCATCTCCATGGCCTCTCCCATGGCCATCCCTAGCAACACCATGCATTATGGGAGTTAA